The genome window CGATCTAGAATTCAGTGCTGACCTCCACGCGATTACAGCCATCGGGTCGGATAAAGATGCAAAACTCCGCCTTTCCAACGGCGCCTATCACATATTTCTCTTCCTCCACTTAATTGAACTTCTGGGCTCCCGATTTCTCGATATACCTCGGTTTTCGGTATCCGAGACCCATCCCGCGCCGCTTGAACGGCTGTATGCGCTGAATGCAGCGCTTGGAGATAGGAACCAACCAACAAAGCAACATCTGGACGCACTCGTAAAGCACGTCGGCGTGGTGGCCGAGGCGCTAACACAACGAATCGACGGCGCGCCGCGGAGCGATCTGTTGTCATTTTATGGCTCCATGTATTTATTTGGCCTTGGTGGTGAAATGCGAGAGGACAGAATTGATTTCTGACCCTCAACCTTGGACGTCTGTGAATTAGTGGATGCAGAAAGCATGGTTTTTCATCCTGCTCCTGCCACATCGCTAGGCGTCAGTAACGCCCGCCGAAAAAATAACCTGCAACAGGTTTTTCAAAGTAGTAAGAATTTTTAATGCCTCTCTCATGGGCATACATCTGTTAAAGCAGAACTGTCAGTAAATTGGGGGACAAGAGATGGTCGACTTCAAAAAGCTTCGCGAGGACAAGGCAAAGCCGAAGCCCGTCGCCCCACGAGATATCTTTCATTCCCTCCCGAAAGCCGTCGGGATCAATGACCTTTATGTTAGCCAAGCCGAGGCTCTCGATGCTTGGTATCCGTCCCGCAGAAACGACAAGGATGTCGTTGTAAAACTGCATACGGGGGGAGGAAAGACCCTGGTTGCGCTGCTCATGGCACAATCAACCATGAATGAACTCGGTGAACCCGTTCTTTATCTCGCACCAACTACCCAGCTCGTCGAACAGGTTATTGCCAAAGCGACTGAATATGGAATACGCGCGGTACCCTACACGAGGGGGCAGCCTCTAGCCTCCGAGTTTCTAGATGGTAACGCCGTTCTCGTGGGGGCCTACGAGAGCCTTTTCAGTGGTCGCAGTAAATTTGGTGTTCGGGGTTCCGCGAAGCCGGCAGTGAAAGTCGGCGGCATCATCTTGGACGACGCGCACGTCGCGCTTTCCTCTGTTCGTAAAGCATTCAGCCTGACAATCACGTCGAAAGACCACCTCGAGGTCTATCAGGAGATGGCGGATCGATTCAGGGGCGCGTTCGACGAGGTCGGACGAGGCGGCGCCTTTGCTGACATCACGAGGGGGAAGGATTTCGGCGTGATCGAGGTCCCCAGCTGGGCTTGGCTGTCCAAGGTCCCCGAAGTTCGGGAATTTCTTTCACAGCATGTCGAGGGCGTTGATCCCTACATATGGCCTCTCCTACGTGACAATCTGGCCATGTGCCACTGCCTCTTCAGCCGCAAATCGGTGACGATCACCCCCACCTTTCCACCGGTTGATCTTCTTCCTACGTTCGATGACGCTAAACGCCGGATCTACATGTCTGCTACGATTTGGACGACAGCGAGATTGTTCGCACATTCGGTGCCTCCCCTGCTGCAGTTGGCAGACCGATTCAGTCTTCATCGCTTGCGGGTGTAGGCGAGCGCATGATCTTGGTGCCCGAGCTGATGCCGCTCGGCAATGTCGCTATCACACCGATGGTTAAACAGATCGCGAAATGGATTGCCGGTTATGCCGGCGTCGCGATTTTGGCGCCGTCCGGGACCATTGCCAAAGGATGGTTGGATACTGCGGAATATCCAGAGACAAGCGAAGCGGTTAGCCACCGTATAAAAGATATGCAGGCCGGATCCTTCAAGGGTCCGATCGTTCTTGCTAACCGATACGACGGCATTGATTTGGCTGGTCCGTCTTGCCGCCTGCTGATTATGGATGGCCTGCCACAGGGTACGACCGACTACGATATGTTTCGGACGAGTGTTCTTGCAGATTCCGCGGTCAACTCGTTGTTGGCTCAGCGGATCGAGCAGGGCATAGGGCGCGGCTCCAGGGGCGGCGGCGATTTCTGCGTTGTCGTCCTGACGGGAAGCGATTTGGTTGCATGGATCGGACGCAAGAAGAATCTTGAGCATCTGACCGCGAGCAGCCGCGTCCAACTCAACGTGGGACAGGAAGTGAGTGAGGCTGTCGCCAGCTATCAGGAAATTGGCGAAACGATGCTCAAGTGTTTGAACAGGGATCCGGATTGGGTTGCCTACCATGCGTCAGAGTTGGCAGCCGCCACCCGGCCCCCGGGTATCGACGAACTGGCGCTGAAGGTCGCCGGTGCTGAGCGCAGGGCTTTCCGGCTGGAAAGAGTGGGACAGTATGAAAGCGCCATTCAAGAACTCGAACACCTAATTTCCTCACCAGACCTAGTACAGGATGGTCAGAGAAGGGCATGGCTTTCCTCGTTGGCAGCTCGCATCGCTTTCCATATGAATGACGATCACAAGGGTCAGCGACTTCAGACGTCAGCTTTCGCAACCAACAACAACCATATCCCACCTCGCATCCGACCCGCCTACATTCCGCGACCAATGGCAGGTCCACAATCCATGGCGATTGTTAGCCGAATCCTCGAATACCAACGTCGTGGGTCGCTCATTCCTGCTTATAACGAAGCGGTCTCGGCTTTAGTGCCCGACGCCTCCCCGTTCCAATATGAGGAAGCGTTAAAGAACCTTGGAGCATATCTTGGTTTTGACGCCGAGCGACCGGAAGCAGTGCACAAAACAGGGCCTGATGTTTTGTGGCGAACGAGCGGTTTGTTCGACTTTGTCATAGAAGCCAAAAGCGACAAGGAGAAGGACAACCCGCTCTACAAGAACGACCATGCTCAACTCCTAGAAGCCGAGCAATGGTTCAGGCGATGCTATCCCGGAAGGCAGTCTTTGCGGGTTTCGGCGCTTCCGGAGCCCATCGCCGATCGGAAAGCAAGCACCCAGGGAACGTACGCCCTCAAGTTGGAGGAAGTGACAAAGCTCGTCGGAGCGGTCCGTAATCTCTATGTCTATCTAATTGGGCAACCCGGAGACAGGGAGGTTCTTCAAGAGCGCTGTGAGGCTGAATTGCGCCGTACTGGCCTAACGCCGGACGGCATCAAGACGATCTATTTAACTGAGTTCAGATGAACGTTGCCGCCCTCTCCCACGGATTTTGACGGCGGCAAATGCGCTGCCGTTTTGCGATAAGCGTCGCCACGAATAAGCCGCGAAACAAAAGGGGATTCTATCACCAGAAACATCTGAACGCCCGAGGACCCGACCTCGTACCGACCATCGTTTGCTGCCTTCGCATCAAATTACACCCCATGCACGGAAGCTTCCTCTCCCCGTCACTTCCCGAACGCCGAGTTCGGCGACGAGATCGAGCGCCGCACGATGGCTAACCTTCAATTCCTTGACTATAATCGACGAGGATACGATCGGTCGCGCCATCAGCAAGTCCACAACGCGCGGCAAACTGCTGGATGAGCGCTTTCCCTTCAGTTTGCGCTCGAGGTGCTCCCTAGCCTGTCCCAGCCGAATTACTTCCTTCATGGCCAGTTCAGCGCTGCTCGCCATTGCATCCAGCCCGGCAAGCACTCGTGATACACGATTGTGTGATCGCCGCCGTTCCCGCGGCACAGCTTTCAGACCGGAGCAGATGCCGAACAGGTGCGAGGACACCTTTCCGCGCACCCGGAAATAGGAATTCACCAGTTGTGTACCAAGCCAATGCTGCCGCTGCAATGGCTCTATGCATTCCCATGCGTCCCATATAACTGCGGCCGCCAACGTGGTCGGCAAGGCGTCGGCCTCAGCCAGAGCCGCTCTCCAATCCGAAAGGCGCCCTTCCTCGTTCCAACCCGGATCCCGGACAATGAGCTCACCGACCATCAAAGGATCCGCCTTGCGGCCCTCGCCCGTTGCCACCGCTTCGAGCACACGGGCGGATCGATTAAGGACCGCATCGATTTCCGCCATCTCCGCCGCAAAACCGTTCTCGTCTTCGTTCAATGCCAGTTCGATGGATAATGACGAGCTCCCTTCGCCTACCACCTCTCGTTCCGTAGAGTCCTCTGATCGCCCCGCGAGGCTTACGACCCCAGCCCTGCTCGTCGCCCAGCCCGGGTCAGCGCTTGCGATGCGCCGCCGCGCCCTCAAGATTGAATGTGCGATTGTGACTTCATGGGTCGGGGTGCGGACATCCCGATTTGCGTCGTGGAGAACGAGATCCTCGAGATGGACAAGCTCGCCGGCGACCCACATGCTGGCGGCCGCCTCGATGAAGTGCGACCTTTCGGTAAAGCCCTGCCTGACGGGGCTGCGGCGAACAACCTCGTCGAGACGCGCGAGCTGATCTTCCGCCCTTGCGATGGCCGGAAGCAGCGCCGCCAGTGGCAAATCACCGGTTTCATATCTCATTGTTTTAACGTATCTATTTTGATAATCTTGAAGCTATAATAGCATACACTTCAATCATAGCCGATACTTTTTCTCGCGCGCGTACTATTAGAGCTGCCAAAGGCGTTCGAACTGTACAGGATTAGCGCCGATGGACGTGACATCGATGAAAATCACTGTTTTCCAGCCACTTGCGACGTGTTTACTTTGACTCCAAAGGACCAAGAGACGTTTACAAACGATCGTTTATCCTTATCCTCTACGTTTGGAAAAGCGCCCTTCAACACTCCTCAGGCACTACAAATGGCTGCTAACACCAAGAACAGGGCTTCCCGTCGGCCACAGGGCCGGCTGATCGGCTATGCACGCGTCTCTACGGACGAGCAGGCGACGGAAGCCCAGGAAATCGACTTGCGATCGGCGGGGTGCGATATGATCGTCCAAGAACACGGATCCGGCGCCTCGCGTGCCCGCCCTGCTCTCTCCAAACTGCTTCGGGAGATTAGCGCTGGTGACACGCTTGTTGTGGTACGACTTGACCGCCTGGCGCGCTCGGTCAGTCATCTGCTCGAGGTGATCGAGGATCTGACGGCGAAGGGCGCGCATTTCCGGTCGCTGCGCGATCCTATCGACACGTCGACGCCGCAGGGAATGTTTTCCCTCCAGGTTCTCGGCGCCGTGGCGCAGCTCGAACGCGCGCTCATTTCCGAACGAACAAAGGCAGGCATTCGGGCAGCCAAGTCCAAGGGAAAGCTTCCCGGCAACCCGGGCATCCGGGAAAAACGCCCCGAGGTGTTGGCCAGGATGACCGCGGCCCAGAAAGCCGCATATGGCGATCGCATCCAGGCTTCCGCGAACCAATGGCTTCCGACCGTCCGGCGCATGCGACCGGATCACACATGGGACGACATCGCACGAGTGCTCAAGCAGCGCGGCCTCGAATGGACGCCAGAACGTCTTCGCCGAGCCGTGAAGTGGATGGTGTCTGAACGCATGGCGGATCCAGCGCTGCTGAAAAAATCTCTGCCCCGTCTTCCCGAAGACCGCCTGATGACGCTTGTGGCTGGCATTCATTCTTCGAACCCGGACCTCAAGCTTCGTGAGATCGCTGTCCAGCTTGAAAGATTGCACGAACGTACGCCGCGCGGTGGATCCAAATGGTCGCCCTCGTCCGTCAAGAACCTGATCGATCGCGCCCGACGTTCCGGGTTGATCACCGAGGTCGACATCGCGGCGGCTGAATAGCGAGGGGATCACCATGATCTCGGCTTTCGCAGGTTTTTCAGCAGCGATTCCGATACGTGGAGGCGGCTGTCATCCTCGACCTCCTCATCAGTTCGCGGCTTTCCAGCGCCGGCTGCATTCTTCTGCTCGTCCAGCTTCGCCCGGAGCAACGCCATAACCATCGGCCAGGTCGAAAACTTCCCGTCCTTGGCCCGGTCGGTCAGGCTTCGGAGATAACCGCCGGCGTTGTTGATCTGACCGGCCCGCTGATAGATTGACGCCAGCGTGATCGCAGCGTGTTGCTCGCCCATGGTTTCGCGGGCCTCCCGCCAGGCGCTCGGACTAATCCCCAGCATCGGCCGGGCAAGCTCAGCCGCCGCCAGCAAGTCCCGCCAATGCCGGATTGTCCCTCCCTGGGCCAGTTCCTGAATTTCGGGGCAGGCATCCATCACTATCCCCAAAGGCAGCTCGCGTTTCGGCAAGCTCCGCACGTTGTCGGTTTCCGCAACGCTGCCGCCCGCTTCTACATTTTTTCCAGAGCCGTATTCAGATTCAGATTTAGAGTCTGGTTTTGAATTCTGTTTGTGGCGACCGAAATGGGACTCATTGCCGTCCAATTTCATTGTTTCTGCAAATGATTCCAATACGTCACGTATCTCGGTGCAGAGATCCTGAAGTTCGTGACCAATACTCTCGACAAGCTGACGGGGTGCAGAGCGCGGCAAGCGGCCGATGATCCCCTGATAGGTCTGTGTAACTCTTCCCCAGTCTCCGGGAACGCCTTCTTCGACGCCAGTCTCGATCATTTTGACGATGTCGCGGCGAAGCAGAGTCAGCCGTTCCTTGGAGACCCGGAAGGCCTTCTTTTCAGCTTGCACCGCCTGGGCCAAATCTCGGAACTCTTCGGCCCGCGCTACGATCGGCGACAGATCCAAGCCGTAGGCCTGCTCGATCTCCCCTCCCCTTCCCTTGCGAGCGAATCGCTTGCCGTTGGGACTGTCGCGGCGAATGATGAGCCCGCAATCAACCAGTACGGCAAGATGCCGGCGCAGTGTCGTGGCGGGCATGCCGTTGGCGCGAGCCATCAGCTGCTCGTTAGAAGGCCATACGACCAGTTCGGCGCCACCAGTCAAGGTGGTCTCCGGGTAAAACGTCAACAGCGCGTTCAGGATCGAGAGCGAGCGGTCCGTGGCTCCGATCAGTTCCCGGGATTCACGGATGTGCTGGAAGACCTGCCATTTGTTGGCGACAGCGTCTGATGCGACCGCTTTTGCGACCATCTGGCTTGCAAGATGGCCGAGTGTCATCGGCCGCCGCCCAAAGGACGTCGTTGAGATATGCGTCTGCATTTCCTTTTACCTTTTGTTAGGCAATAGAAATCCGCCCGTCGAAATGACGCTTTCCCTTACGGGACCCTTGACTACGATTTCTGGAAATGCGATTCTCTTAGCTGCGAGACTACAGAGAAGGTCTTCCGGAACGCCGTTTCGGGGGCCTTTTTCTTTTGCGGTGAGAGCCAGTCCATCTCAATCGAGCGAAGCTTTGAATTGGATGAAACCCTGGCTATTGGTCGAGCTTGCCTCCTCCGGTTGTTTCAATAAATTGGGCGTACAGACTATCCAACTGGTCAGCGACATATTCGCCAAAAGTTGGCACCAGTCTCTCGTCGAAAACCAGAGCTGTTCGTCCGGTTTCTTGTCGGATCGTCGCAGCCTTTTTCCCCTTTGGCGTGCTCCAGGCCCTTACCTTTTTTGGAGCCTTAGCGGGCGGCTTTGAAACGGCGTTAAAAATGAGGGCAAAGCGGGCATCGCTATCGGAGTGCTTGAACTGCTCTGACTCAAGCACCGCTTCGATTGCGTCCGTTGCCTTGGCCTTCCCAAGCCCCTCGGCAAGTGCGACCCAACGCGATCGACCCGCTTTCGACGCTGGACCAATTTGCGTGGCAAGGTTCAGCGGTATGCCCCTGGCTACCGTTATGTAGCGGCTGAGGTCGGCCTTGTCAGTGGAAAGCGCGGCAATGATGGTGGCCCGATCAAAACCCGCATCTTCGAGGCGCAGGGCGAAGAGAGCCTTCTCAATGAACGAGAGGTCAGCACGGTCAAGATTTTCGCGGCCCTGGGCCACGACCAGTTCACGGTCCGTGAGATTTCGGACAATTGCAGAAACCTCTCTGCGCAGATTTACTGCCGCGCGCAGTCGCCGCCTTCCATATACGATTTGATATCGACCGGCAGCCTCAGGATGCGGTCTGACAAGAATCGGCACCTGCTGCCCCTCCTGCGAAATGCTCGCCTCAAGCTGCTCGAACTTCGGATCGACGTCCGCGGGCAGCCGATCCGCGATCGGCGACCCGTCGATCATGGATGGATCCAGGGACACGACGGCTTCGCCCGCAGCCAGTTGATCCTGCAGCCGAGCTGCAGCTTTTGCTCCCTCGGCCATCTCTTGCAAAGACGAACCCATGGCCGAAATCGCTCCGGTACGAACACGAACGGCTGACTTGTCGACTGCTGTTCTATCGGTCGCAGGTTGCTTCTTGAGAAACAAGGAGTCGATTGCGTCTTTACGGCTCATAATGTCGGCCTCTTGGTTTTGGGTGCGTGCCGTCGGATTTTTGATTGCACACGCGCCTGGTTGGGAGCTCCCAACAGGAATAGGCGACTGCGCCCTGGCCAACTAGCTAGGGGCATACGTCGGTGTCTCAAACCAACGCGATATTTCCAGCTCCCGTTTCCCAGTGGGCGATTCAACACATCACGGTTGGGAGCTCCCAACAGCCCCACGGGAAGCGCGCCACCCATCATCATGCTCGCCCCCACGCAGTCTTGATCAAAGCCTCGATCTCGGAGTTCACGGCATCCAAAGATTCCATCGCCCGGTCGTATGTCGAGCGCGTAAGGTTCTCTCGCCCTATCTCATAGAGGGTCTGCTTGGTTAAACCGGCATCAGACACCGCTGCCGACTTGACCATAGGATTTGTAAGGACGTGATCCTCGAACATGTTGCGCAGCAGTGCCGCCACTTTCGTCTGCGGCGCGTCCTGGGGTTCATAGCGCGTCAAGAGATAGCGTATGAAATCGTACTGGAGATTGCCCCCCGCCTCTTTCACGACACCCAGAAGGTCGCGTGTCATGAGGAGAAACTGGCTCATGGAAGCGATATCCAGCATCTGAGGATGTACGGTGATTACCATTGATGTTGCAGCACACAACCCGCTGAGAGTCAGAAACCCAAGCTGAGGAGGGCAGTCGATGACCACGACATCGTAATCGTCGGCGACCTCATCAAAGGCTTGGGCCACGCGAGTGAAGAACAATCCGTCGCGCGTACCTTTGTCAGTCAATGCTTTCGGGGTGGTATGCTCGAACTCCATAAGCTCGAGATTTCCAGGAACAAGGTGAAGACCATCAAAATACGTCGGTCGGATCACATCTCGCAACGGACGACGTGTCTCGTCATACCGAATAGCCGCATAGAGCGTTTCGTTTGCACCGACATCAGTTTCTGGCAGAACGCCGAGGAGTGCTGAAAGACTAGCCTGCGGATCGAGATCGACTGCGAGAACCCTGTAACCTTGCAACGCCAGATACTGTGCAAGATGAGCGGACGTCGTCGTCTTCCCAGAGCCACCTT of Agrobacterium vitis contains these proteins:
- a CDS encoding DEAD/DEAH box helicase produces the protein MVDFKKLREDKAKPKPVAPRDIFHSLPKAVGINDLYVSQAEALDAWYPSRRNDKDVVVKLHTGGGKTLVALLMAQSTMNELGEPVLYLAPTTQLVEQVIAKATEYGIRAVPYTRGQPLASEFLDGNAVLVGAYESLFSGRSKFGVRGSAKPAVKVGGIILDDAHVALSSVRKAFSLTITSKDHLEVYQEMADRFRGAFDEVGRGGAFADITRGKDFGVIEVPSWAWLSKVPEVREFLSQHVEGVDPYIWPLLRDNLAMCHCLFSRKSVTITPTFPPVDLLPTFDDAKRRIYMSATIWTTARLFAHSVPPLLQLADRFSLHRLRV
- a CDS encoding RHE_PE00001 family protein, coding for MRYETGDLPLAALLPAIARAEDQLARLDEVVRRSPVRQGFTERSHFIEAAASMWVAGELVHLEDLVLHDANRDVRTPTHEVTIAHSILRARRRIASADPGWATSRAGVVSLAGRSEDSTEREVVGEGSSSLSIELALNEDENGFAAEMAEIDAVLNRSARVLEAVATGEGRKADPLMVGELIVRDPGWNEEGRLSDWRAALAEADALPTTLAAAVIWDAWECIEPLQRQHWLGTQLVNSYFRVRGKVSSHLFGICSGLKAVPRERRRSHNRVSRVLAGLDAMASSAELAMKEVIRLGQAREHLERKLKGKRSSSSLPRVVDLLMARPIVSSSIIVKELKVSHRAALDLVAELGVREVTGRGSFRAWGVI
- a CDS encoding recombinase family protein gives rise to the protein MAANTKNRASRRPQGRLIGYARVSTDEQATEAQEIDLRSAGCDMIVQEHGSGASRARPALSKLLREISAGDTLVVVRLDRLARSVSHLLEVIEDLTAKGAHFRSLRDPIDTSTPQGMFSLQVLGAVAQLERALISERTKAGIRAAKSKGKLPGNPGIREKRPEVLARMTAAQKAAYGDRIQASANQWLPTVRRMRPDHTWDDIARVLKQRGLEWTPERLRRAVKWMVSERMADPALLKKSLPRLPEDRLMTLVAGIHSSNPDLKLREIAVQLERLHERTPRGGSKWSPSSVKNLIDRARRSGLITEVDIAAAE
- the repC gene encoding plasmid replication protein RepC, producing MQTHISTTSFGRRPMTLGHLASQMVAKAVASDAVANKWQVFQHIRESRELIGATDRSLSILNALLTFYPETTLTGGAELVVWPSNEQLMARANGMPATTLRRHLAVLVDCGLIIRRDSPNGKRFARKGRGGEIEQAYGLDLSPIVARAEEFRDLAQAVQAEKKAFRVSKERLTLLRRDIVKMIETGVEEGVPGDWGRVTQTYQGIIGRLPRSAPRQLVESIGHELQDLCTEIRDVLESFAETMKLDGNESHFGRHKQNSKPDSKSESEYGSGKNVEAGGSVAETDNVRSLPKRELPLGIVMDACPEIQELAQGGTIRHWRDLLAAAELARPMLGISPSAWREARETMGEQHAAITLASIYQRAGQINNAGGYLRSLTDRAKDGKFSTWPMVMALLRAKLDEQKNAAGAGKPRTDEEVEDDSRLHVSESLLKNLRKPRSW
- the repB gene encoding plasmid partitioning protein RepB, producing the protein MSRKDAIDSLFLKKQPATDRTAVDKSAVRVRTGAISAMGSSLQEMAEGAKAAARLQDQLAAGEAVVSLDPSMIDGSPIADRLPADVDPKFEQLEASISQEGQQVPILVRPHPEAAGRYQIVYGRRRLRAAVNLRREVSAIVRNLTDRELVVAQGRENLDRADLSFIEKALFALRLEDAGFDRATIIAALSTDKADLSRYITVARGIPLNLATQIGPASKAGRSRWVALAEGLGKAKATDAIEAVLESEQFKHSDSDARFALIFNAVSKPPAKAPKKVRAWSTPKGKKAATIRQETGRTALVFDERLVPTFGEYVADQLDSLYAQFIETTGGGKLDQ
- the repA gene encoding plasmid partitioning protein RepA, which gives rise to MSKAAAISRNDRPSVDVTIGEHAEQLSSQLQAMSEALFPPTSHKSLRKFTSGEAARLMKISDSTLRKMTLAGEGPQPELASNGRRFYTLGQINEIRQMLAGSTRGRESIDFVPHRRGSEHLQVIAVTNFKGGSGKTTTSAHLAQYLALQGYRVLAVDLDPQASLSALLGVLPETDVGANETLYAAIRYDETRRPLRDVIRPTYFDGLHLVPGNLELMEFEHTTPKALTDKGTRDGLFFTRVAQAFDEVADDYDVVVIDCPPQLGFLTLSGLCAATSMVITVHPQMLDIASMSQFLLMTRDLLGVVKEAGGNLQYDFIRYLLTRYEPQDAPQTKVAALLRNMFEDHVLTNPMVKSAAVSDAGLTKQTLYEIGRENLTRSTYDRAMESLDAVNSEIEALIKTAWGRA